A genome region from Solirubrobacter pauli includes the following:
- a CDS encoding lytic transglycosylase domain-containing protein, producing the protein MSGVVASGSRAAGAATALAVMAVLGLAAMTSLMPGLLDDECAGASAAPSEHASSTIPSEYLELYRQAGSQFKVPWTVLAAIGAIESDHGRSSAAGVRSGVNAFGCCAGPMQFNLTDGPPSTWQAYRIDGDQDGDTDPYDPRDAIPSAARYLNVLLERAGGEITDAVLGYNHSRAYVADVLTRARTYADAPEHALVSEPAAECASGSEGPPTDLRESARVSAPRRYAMLPAWAMAAGRPAQLIDARLLANALWLLRSYRLRVTAAREGGHQTHGDGTALDLIPADAVDQAAWDNSALALARDLGWIPACGGSGTRPVCPLIPAMQFVGYEGYPGHGSPWTCRAPDCAAHLHISWVSPCYGTSAPTPPCSWVAAIPTGTSVSSHG; encoded by the coding sequence GTGAGCGGCGTCGTCGCCTCAGGCTCGCGCGCGGCCGGTGCAGCGACCGCGCTCGCGGTCATGGCCGTGCTCGGCCTGGCCGCGATGACGAGTTTGATGCCCGGTCTGCTCGACGACGAGTGCGCCGGTGCAAGCGCCGCGCCCTCGGAGCACGCGTCGTCGACCATCCCCTCCGAGTACCTCGAGCTCTACCGGCAAGCCGGTAGTCAGTTCAAGGTCCCCTGGACCGTGCTGGCCGCGATCGGCGCAATCGAGTCTGACCACGGCCGATCCAGCGCCGCCGGCGTTCGCTCCGGCGTCAACGCCTTCGGCTGCTGCGCCGGACCCATGCAGTTCAACCTCACCGACGGCCCACCTTCCACCTGGCAGGCCTACCGCATCGACGGCGACCAAGACGGCGACACCGACCCCTACGACCCCCGCGACGCCATCCCCTCCGCCGCCCGCTACCTCAACGTCCTGCTCGAACGAGCAGGCGGCGAGATCACTGACGCCGTCTTGGGCTACAACCACTCGCGTGCCTACGTCGCCGACGTCCTCACGCGGGCACGCACCTACGCGGACGCGCCCGAACACGCCCTCGTGAGCGAGCCCGCCGCCGAGTGCGCCAGCGGGTCCGAGGGGCCACCGACGGACCTTCGCGAGAGCGCACGCGTCAGCGCGCCCCGGCGCTACGCGATGCTGCCCGCTTGGGCGATGGCCGCCGGCCGCCCCGCCCAGCTGATCGACGCTCGGCTGCTCGCCAACGCCTTGTGGCTGCTGCGCAGCTACCGCCTACGGGTGACCGCCGCGCGCGAAGGCGGCCACCAAACGCACGGCGACGGCACCGCCCTCGACCTGATCCCGGCCGACGCGGTCGACCAGGCCGCCTGGGACAACTCGGCGCTCGCCCTCGCCCGCGACCTCGGCTGGATCCCCGCCTGCGGCGGCTCCGGCACCCGCCCGGTCTGCCCGCTGATTCCGGCGATGCAGTTCGTCGGCTACGAGGGCTACCCCGGCCACGGCTCACCGTGGACCTGCCGCGCCCCCGACTGCGCCGCGCATCTGCACATCTCGTGGGTCTCCCCCTGTTACGGAACCAGCGCACCAACCCCTCCTTGCAGCTGGGTGGCGGCGATACCGACCGGGACCTCCGTGTCCAGTCACGGATGA
- a CDS encoding EVE domain-containing protein, which produces MGYWLFKFKQPGGFEAMREETYGFTQLASHVRVSAQPGDELVIYNIEGKHVAAVVRVIGPVFEREEQTEHAERWRYAVPTEPLLIAPRGPKRPVAGRNFRRIDEAEFRELERVVKVNSR; this is translated from the coding sequence GTGGGCTACTGGCTGTTCAAGTTCAAGCAACCGGGTGGGTTCGAGGCGATGCGCGAGGAGACCTACGGGTTCACGCAACTCGCGAGCCATGTCCGTGTGAGCGCGCAGCCGGGTGATGAGCTGGTCATCTACAACATCGAGGGCAAGCACGTAGCCGCCGTGGTCCGCGTGATCGGCCCGGTGTTCGAGCGCGAGGAGCAGACCGAGCACGCCGAGCGCTGGCGCTACGCCGTCCCGACCGAGCCGTTGCTGATCGCTCCGCGCGGGCCGAAGCGTCCGGTGGCCGGCCGGAACTTCCGGCGCATCGACGAAGCCGAGTTCCGCGAGCTCGAGCGCGTCGTGAAGGTCAACTCGCGCTAG
- a CDS encoding beta-propeller fold lactonase family protein has product MRHESRVVISVVPHPLPFRPQRWIDGAPAAQQRRSRSRAQPVGPGTVRPVRWRAAAAGSVLLELLIAITALPVTARAQPGALTPLPGRSACIGGPTPTDLRLGVPRQGCTAVRGRSEQDTVLVGRPRTSVAVLSPDGAFLYTATRGEYELVGPARTRRPSAIEVFARTPTGALRQLDGTLGCMTAVRRGGCAAVRGIGHVSALAVSPDGRSLYAAANQSDTIAVFRRGPRTGVLRQLPGRRGCLRARPGRDRCGRAKGLSNVSSLLVTADGRHLYAEALTISGRTFTAFARDSRTGALRQRPGANGCVVLGPEGGSRPCARRGTAEVQFGALDQGSDGRFIFSSSVYGLAAPVVFARDGRSGALQPVSQPCLPSCSQTRPSSAGRLVARLTVVRPTCSGPGGAPLACGHVIRQRG; this is encoded by the coding sequence ATGCGTCATGAGTCCCGCGTGGTGATCTCGGTCGTGCCTCACCCGTTGCCGTTTCGACCGCAACGGTGGATCGACGGCGCTCCGGCAGCTCAGCAGCGCCGAAGCCGATCGCGTGCGCAGCCGGTCGGGCCTGGCACGGTCCGACCCGTCCGATGGCGAGCCGCTGCAGCGGGATCGGTGCTGCTCGAGCTCCTGATCGCGATAACCGCGCTGCCTGTGACTGCTCGGGCGCAGCCGGGTGCCCTGACGCCGCTGCCGGGCCGTTCGGCGTGCATAGGAGGACCGACACCGACCGATCTACGGCTCGGGGTTCCTCGGCAGGGGTGTACCGCCGTCCGTGGCCGATCTGAACAGGACACGGTGCTCGTCGGGCGGCCCCGCACCTCGGTGGCCGTGCTGAGCCCTGACGGGGCCTTCCTCTACACGGCCACTCGGGGTGAGTACGAGCTTGTCGGTCCGGCCCGAACGCGCCGCCCGAGCGCGATTGAAGTTTTTGCCCGCACGCCGACCGGAGCGCTGCGGCAACTGGACGGCACCCTAGGGTGCATGACCGCCGTCCGGCGTGGCGGCTGCGCCGCTGTCCGCGGGATCGGTCACGTCAGCGCGCTTGCGGTCTCCCCGGACGGGCGTTCGCTCTACGCCGCCGCGAACCAGAGCGACACCATCGCCGTGTTCCGGCGCGGCCCGCGCACCGGGGTGCTCCGCCAGCTGCCCGGGCGGCGGGGTTGCCTGCGCGCGCGTCCAGGCCGGGACCGGTGCGGGCGCGCGAAGGGCCTGAGCAACGTCAGCTCGCTGCTGGTGACGGCGGATGGGCGGCATCTGTATGCGGAGGCGCTGACGATCTCGGGGCGGACGTTTACGGCCTTCGCGCGCGATTCGCGCACCGGCGCGCTGCGTCAACGTCCCGGGGCCAATGGCTGCGTTGTGCTGGGCCCGGAGGGCGGCTCGCGGCCGTGTGCGCGGCGTGGCACCGCCGAGGTGCAGTTCGGGGCGCTCGATCAGGGTTCCGACGGCCGCTTCATTTTCAGCTCCAGCGTCTACGGACTTGCCGCGCCGGTGGTGTTCGCGCGCGATGGGCGCAGCGGCGCGTTGCAACCCGTCTCGCAACCGTGCCTGCCCAGCTGCTCGCAGACCCGACCGTCGTCCGCTGGCCGCCTGGTGGCACGTCTGACAGTCGTCAGGCCTACATGCTCGGGGCCAGGAGGGGCGCCGTTGGCGTGTGGTCACGTGATCCGTCAACGGGGGTGA
- a CDS encoding NucA/NucB deoxyribonuclease domain-containing protein, producing the protein MTVFRQGPARALIAVALMLLTAAGAAGVASGDPHPPVATVAAVCADFPNQAAAQRAANTVDADGDGLYCESLPCPCLKPSTPSPTRTPVATATTTPPADAPQPTGCTRPSGVQSISFSKTTYPTIKRHAERAIRKGWPEILVLNRPGADARRERLLEGRPTRPGRDRDEYPPAVGRGRGAGLTEGRNPRGWKASVAHVPSAENRSHGSTLGTKLRRFCDGTKFKYVFY; encoded by the coding sequence ATGACCGTCTTCCGGCAGGGCCCTGCCCGTGCACTGATCGCCGTCGCGCTGATGCTCCTCACCGCCGCCGGCGCAGCGGGCGTCGCGTCCGGCGACCCGCACCCACCCGTCGCCACGGTGGCCGCGGTGTGCGCGGACTTCCCGAACCAGGCCGCCGCGCAGCGAGCCGCGAACACGGTCGACGCGGACGGCGACGGCCTCTACTGCGAATCGCTGCCGTGCCCATGCCTGAAACCCAGCACGCCGTCACCGACACGCACGCCAGTCGCGACGGCCACGACGACGCCACCAGCCGACGCCCCACAGCCCACCGGGTGCACGCGGCCGTCGGGCGTGCAATCGATCTCGTTCTCGAAGACCACGTATCCGACGATCAAGCGCCACGCCGAGCGCGCGATCCGCAAGGGCTGGCCCGAAATCCTCGTGCTCAACCGTCCCGGCGCCGACGCCCGCCGCGAGCGGCTGCTCGAAGGCCGTCCGACGCGCCCCGGCCGCGACCGAGACGAGTACCCGCCGGCGGTCGGGCGCGGGCGCGGCGCCGGGCTGACCGAGGGCCGCAACCCGCGCGGCTGGAAAGCGAGCGTCGCGCACGTCCCAAGCGCGGAGAACCGCAGCCACGGCTCCACGCTGGGCACCAAACTGCGTCGCTTCTGCGACGGCACAAAGTTCAAGTACGTCTTCTACTAG
- a CDS encoding MarR family winged helix-turn-helix transcriptional regulator, whose protein sequence is MAAVLAALGGETESSAPAATPPKRPARTTKQQPRRATKPSARAPRGTNRAAALRVLGERPGVSVGELSSVSGVKCPVLYALLSQLEERGEVVKRTLPNGTAGYSLPPTEFDAATADHTST, encoded by the coding sequence TTGGCGGCGGTGCTGGCTGCCCTCGGTGGCGAGACGGAGAGCAGCGCCCCCGCGGCGACGCCGCCGAAGCGGCCGGCCCGGACCACGAAGCAACAGCCGCGCCGGGCCACGAAGCCGTCGGCCCGTGCCCCGCGCGGCACGAACCGCGCTGCGGCGCTGCGCGTCCTGGGCGAGCGACCCGGCGTGAGCGTCGGGGAGTTGTCTTCGGTATCGGGCGTCAAGTGCCCCGTGCTCTACGCGCTGCTCAGTCAGCTGGAGGAGCGCGGCGAGGTGGTCAAGCGGACCCTGCCGAACGGAACCGCCGGGTATTCCTTGCCTCCGACCGAGTTCGACGCCGCGACCGCTGACCACACGAGCACGTGA
- a CDS encoding DUF429 domain-containing protein, whose product MAGAPKDSYKGNSQTAHDRREHLLAGLLTGLGSAFAISPDQRQACIDSDDCLDALVCALLARAVQQHDTLQPEPGEQHHLAQTEGWIHLPTGAHLDRLVAG is encoded by the coding sequence GTGGCCGGCGCCCCCAAGGACTCCTACAAGGGCAACAGTCAGACCGCACACGATCGTCGCGAGCACCTGCTCGCGGGACTGCTCACCGGGCTCGGGTCAGCGTTCGCCATCTCGCCCGACCAGCGACAGGCGTGCATCGACTCCGACGACTGCCTCGACGCACTGGTGTGCGCGTTGCTGGCCCGCGCCGTGCAGCAGCACGACACGCTCCAGCCCGAGCCGGGCGAGCAACACCACCTCGCCCAGACCGAGGGCTGGATTCACCTGCCGACCGGCGCGCACCTCGACCGGCTCGTGGCAGGCTGA
- a CDS encoding ADP-ribosylglycohydrolase family protein: MSFRTHEDRADDGEALRRRQAAAVLTLAGLAAGDARANHGRAGELTQLALATAEAGLRGYIRFRGGKQPSWPEQVLHAYLRWAAVQGVPLRAEVRDATAVQAWLSAQPIMREVRPQGNTTRGALSAALHGPSGPPNTSKGAACVPRAAACAALSPVLGFDGPRGLASVAIDTAAVTHGHPIAHAATAGFVVLLHHIGQGHELIGATQRTIGLLTDSDPITDAGACATVAQHLQAALDRSLGGGAYTHAKQFGWAGHVAEEALAIGVWAAAHDDLATALARAGDHGGERHATQAIAGAIWGALAAQRYSQRGDHDPLEAVAQPLEEIPDALLPPAGQSAVIERVADDLVRLCRPGSVITGLDERRWPGS; encoded by the coding sequence ATGAGCTTTCGAACCCACGAGGATCGCGCAGACGACGGCGAGGCACTTCGCCGCCGCCAGGCAGCCGCCGTCCTGACGCTCGCCGGCCTGGCCGCCGGCGACGCCCGCGCCAACCACGGGCGTGCCGGGGAGCTTACCCAACTCGCGTTGGCCACCGCGGAGGCCGGCCTGCGCGGCTACATCCGCTTCCGCGGCGGCAAGCAGCCGAGCTGGCCGGAACAGGTCCTGCACGCCTACCTGCGCTGGGCGGCCGTCCAAGGCGTCCCGCTGCGCGCGGAGGTTCGAGACGCCACGGCGGTGCAGGCGTGGCTGTCGGCGCAGCCGATCATGCGCGAAGTGCGCCCGCAGGGCAACACGACCCGCGGCGCACTGAGCGCCGCACTTCACGGGCCGTCGGGGCCGCCGAACACGAGCAAGGGGGCCGCGTGCGTGCCTCGCGCGGCCGCGTGCGCCGCGCTGTCGCCCGTCCTCGGGTTCGACGGCCCTCGCGGACTGGCCAGCGTCGCGATCGACACGGCCGCGGTCACGCACGGACATCCGATCGCCCACGCCGCCACCGCGGGCTTCGTCGTCCTGCTGCACCACATCGGCCAAGGGCACGAACTCATTGGCGCCACGCAACGCACGATCGGACTGCTCACCGACTCGGACCCGATCACCGACGCTGGTGCGTGCGCGACCGTCGCCCAGCACCTCCAGGCGGCGCTCGACCGCAGCTTGGGCGGCGGTGCGTACACGCACGCGAAGCAGTTTGGCTGGGCCGGACACGTCGCTGAGGAGGCGCTCGCAATCGGCGTCTGGGCCGCCGCACACGACGATCTCGCTACCGCACTCGCCCGCGCTGGCGACCACGGCGGCGAGCGTCACGCTACCCAGGCGATCGCCGGCGCGATCTGGGGTGCGCTCGCCGCCCAGCGCTACTCGCAGCGAGGCGACCACGATCCGCTCGAGGCGGTCGCACAGCCGCTCGAAGAGATCCCGGACGCGCTGCTACCGCCCGCGGGCCAGAGCGCGGTGATCGAACGGGTCGCTGACGACCTCGTGCGGCTGTGCCGCCCCGGGTCGGTGATCACCGGGCTCGACGAACGCCGCTGGCCTGGATCGTGA
- a CDS encoding DUF262 domain-containing protein, whose protein sequence is MEIIPDKRPIVGLVEQAHVGKICLPNFQRDFVWTREEVADLVRSIARGYFIGSLLLLRCDPANPPFAPVAVRGAEPTHTPLRPEHLILDGQQRLSSLLYALTAPDRSLKDSSKRRWFFLDLALLADDPDDDEIVFSRTKRDLRDLDKREVQFEQRILPCTALLDTHSFYSWRDGFEDWLRERHPDQLEAYRAAGGARQTWTDAVGQFQRFEVPLVELPRVDEGQPDAIGRVCAIFEKLNSTGVDLSVYDLLTARLYRSGIRLHDLWDQACHDHQHLLAWSGGKADQHKFGVLALRTLALLRGLDPKPRILIDLEPDQFEADWRRAAAAMDRAIELVTHVGQDGFGVFDKKWLPGFGLLPVLAALRAELESHGLGADARRDLRQWYWCNVFTERYSSAVETKSRRDYAEMTAYWFKGGPEPSSLSGARQTISAPTFRIRSSASYASAVYSGVFCLLAIRGARDWQVDEHIELQKLQDHHIFPQAYLKRHGLTKKPEINTIVNRTLISDKTNQKIKDKAPAVYVDSAQVFADGDPSQLLELHYCPPSVADLLRAAAETPTNESVPELYARFLDAREQQILEEIRAVCGAHAAQPGDRDAITSVIDDEVAADFAAEDAVDDEPDALAA, encoded by the coding sequence ATGGAGATCATCCCGGACAAACGGCCCATCGTCGGCCTCGTCGAGCAGGCGCATGTCGGCAAGATCTGCCTGCCGAACTTCCAACGCGACTTCGTGTGGACGCGCGAGGAGGTCGCCGATCTCGTTCGGTCGATCGCGCGCGGCTATTTCATCGGATCGCTTCTGCTGCTCCGGTGCGATCCGGCGAACCCGCCCTTCGCCCCGGTGGCAGTCCGCGGTGCAGAGCCGACCCACACCCCGCTGAGACCCGAGCATTTGATTCTCGACGGACAGCAGCGTCTCTCCTCGCTGCTGTACGCGCTGACGGCGCCTGACCGGTCACTCAAAGACTCCAGCAAGCGCCGTTGGTTCTTTCTGGATCTGGCGTTGCTCGCTGACGACCCCGACGACGACGAGATCGTGTTCAGCCGCACCAAACGCGATCTGCGGGACCTGGACAAGCGCGAGGTCCAGTTCGAGCAGCGTATTCTCCCGTGCACGGCGCTGTTGGACACCCACAGTTTCTACAGCTGGCGTGACGGCTTTGAGGACTGGCTGCGGGAACGTCACCCCGATCAACTCGAGGCATACCGTGCGGCCGGCGGGGCGCGGCAGACCTGGACCGACGCGGTCGGCCAGTTCCAGCGCTTTGAAGTGCCGCTCGTCGAGTTGCCCCGCGTCGATGAAGGCCAGCCGGACGCCATTGGCCGGGTCTGCGCAATCTTCGAGAAGCTGAACTCGACCGGGGTCGACCTGTCGGTCTACGACCTGCTGACCGCTCGGCTGTACCGCTCCGGGATCCGCCTTCATGATCTCTGGGATCAAGCCTGCCACGATCACCAGCACCTTCTCGCTTGGTCGGGCGGTAAGGCCGACCAGCACAAGTTCGGCGTGCTGGCCCTTCGCACCCTGGCGCTGCTGCGCGGACTGGATCCGAAGCCACGGATTCTGATCGACCTGGAGCCGGATCAGTTCGAGGCCGACTGGCGCCGGGCGGCGGCCGCAATGGATCGTGCGATCGAGCTCGTTACGCACGTCGGACAGGACGGCTTCGGCGTCTTCGACAAGAAGTGGCTGCCGGGGTTCGGCCTGCTGCCGGTGCTCGCCGCGCTGCGTGCGGAACTCGAGTCGCACGGGCTCGGCGCCGACGCTCGTCGCGATCTCCGCCAGTGGTACTGGTGCAATGTATTCACCGAACGCTACTCGAGCGCCGTGGAGACCAAGTCGCGGCGAGACTACGCCGAGATGACCGCCTACTGGTTCAAAGGTGGCCCCGAGCCATCAAGTCTGTCCGGCGCACGTCAGACGATCAGCGCACCGACGTTCCGCATCCGCAGCTCGGCCAGCTACGCGAGCGCGGTCTACAGCGGGGTCTTTTGTTTGCTCGCGATTCGGGGCGCGCGTGACTGGCAGGTCGATGAGCACATCGAACTCCAGAAGCTGCAGGACCATCATATCTTCCCGCAGGCTTACCTCAAACGCCACGGCCTCACCAAGAAGCCCGAGATCAACACGATCGTCAACCGGACACTCATCAGCGACAAGACCAACCAGAAGATCAAGGACAAAGCCCCCGCCGTCTACGTCGACAGCGCGCAGGTCTTCGCCGACGGCGATCCGTCGCAGCTGCTCGAGCTGCACTACTGCCCGCCGTCCGTCGCCGACCTGTTGCGCGCGGCCGCAGAGACGCCCACCAACGAGTCCGTGCCCGAGCTCTACGCCCGGTTCCTCGACGCGCGCGAGCAGCAGATTCTCGAGGAGATTCGTGCCGTCTGCGGCGCGCACGCCGCACAACCCGGTGACCGCGACGCGATCACGTCCGTGATCGACGACGAGGTCGCCGCGGACTTCGCAGCCGAGGATGCGGTCGACGACGAGCCGGACGCCCTCGCTGCGTGA
- a CDS encoding DUF91 domain-containing protein, translating to MSVEVGLWRLKGGQATEVVQGRMPSERLLEDVLAADISILDSGLLVLGRQFITPNGKRLDLLAVAGDGSLTVIELKRGQTEREVVVQALDYGSYVQTLTRDDLLEMYESQHPGRNLDIDFTDYFGTDLPEEVGEHKLLIVAASMDAETERIVNYLAGFNVPINAVFFRYFDDGDDGLLARTWLRDPEDIDATTSKSSARKRNYGPWNGTDYYVSFASDEHRDWEDARRLGFVSAGWGRWYTKTLHNLEPGHRVFVRAPGQGYIGVGVVTQPARLVEDVQVPGPDGVLTPLLDADLNAPAMHHHPGDHDKGETVVRVNWYSTVPISQAYSESGLFGNQNSACKLSDATTIEKVCKHFNVPVDRMTDGTFVSSSMSLRV from the coding sequence ATGAGCGTTGAAGTCGGGTTGTGGAGACTGAAGGGCGGCCAAGCGACCGAAGTGGTCCAGGGGAGGATGCCGAGCGAACGTTTGTTAGAGGACGTCCTCGCCGCAGACATCTCGATTCTTGACAGCGGCTTGCTCGTGTTGGGACGTCAGTTCATCACGCCGAACGGCAAGCGGCTCGACCTCCTTGCCGTCGCCGGCGACGGCTCGCTCACGGTCATCGAGCTCAAGCGAGGTCAGACGGAACGTGAGGTCGTCGTTCAAGCTCTTGATTACGGCTCCTACGTGCAGACGCTGACCCGAGACGACCTGCTCGAGATGTACGAGTCTCAGCATCCGGGCCGGAATCTCGACATCGACTTCACCGACTATTTCGGAACGGATCTCCCCGAGGAAGTTGGCGAGCACAAGCTGCTGATCGTCGCGGCGAGCATGGACGCCGAGACCGAGCGGATCGTCAACTACCTCGCGGGCTTCAACGTGCCGATCAACGCGGTGTTCTTCCGCTACTTCGACGACGGTGACGACGGGCTGCTGGCACGGACGTGGCTGCGCGACCCCGAGGACATCGACGCGACGACATCCAAGTCCAGCGCGCGGAAACGGAACTACGGGCCATGGAACGGAACCGACTACTACGTCTCCTTCGCGTCCGACGAGCACCGTGACTGGGAGGACGCACGGCGTCTCGGCTTCGTCTCAGCCGGGTGGGGACGTTGGTATACGAAGACGCTTCACAACCTGGAGCCGGGACACCGCGTGTTCGTGCGCGCGCCAGGGCAGGGGTACATCGGTGTCGGGGTCGTAACCCAACCCGCTCGTCTCGTCGAGGACGTGCAGGTTCCTGGACCCGATGGCGTCCTCACCCCGCTGCTGGACGCCGACCTCAACGCTCCAGCGATGCATCATCACCCCGGTGATCACGACAAGGGCGAGACGGTGGTGCGCGTCAATTGGTACTCGACGGTCCCGATCTCGCAGGCCTACAGCGAGTCAGGGCTGTTCGGGAACCAGAACAGCGCCTGCAAGCTCAGCGACGCCACCACGATCGAGAAGGTCTGCAAGCACTTCAACGTCCCCGTCGACCGAATGACGGACGGTACTTTCGTTTCATCGTCTATGTCTCTGCGCGTGTAG